From Streptomyces sp. HUAS MG91, the proteins below share one genomic window:
- a CDS encoding RidA family protein: MAGAPIVAGGHTRIRPFNTKDTYPEQSLDNDLCQAVVAGDTVYVRGQIGQDLDTSESVGIGDAEAQAERAMANIKMLLEEAGSRMEHLVKLTIYLIDPRYREAVYRTVGRWTKGVYPISTGVVVSALARPEWLCEIDAIAVLPKEERA; the protein is encoded by the coding sequence ATGGCAGGCGCCCCGATCGTGGCCGGCGGGCACACCCGGATCCGGCCGTTCAACACCAAGGACACCTATCCCGAGCAGAGCCTCGACAACGACCTCTGCCAGGCCGTCGTCGCCGGTGACACGGTGTACGTCCGCGGCCAGATCGGCCAAGACCTCGACACCAGCGAGTCCGTCGGCATCGGCGACGCCGAGGCACAGGCCGAGCGGGCCATGGCGAACATCAAGATGCTGCTCGAAGAGGCCGGCAGCCGGATGGAACACCTGGTCAAGCTGACGATCTACCTCATCGACCCGCGCTACCGCGAGGCCGTGTACCGCACGGTCGGACGGTGGACGAAGGGCGTGTACCCGATCTCCACGGGTGTCGTCGTCTCCGCTCTCGCACGCCCTGAATGGCTGTGCGAGATCGACGCGATCGCCGTGCTGCCGAAGGAGGAGCGGGCATGA
- a CDS encoding DUF1028 domain-containing protein — translation MTFSLVVRDGERFGIAASSSSPAVAARVVHLRPGVGAATSQNITDPTLGTHLLDGLAEHGDAERALAGVTGARQHEKTIAYRQLTVLGRSGPGFAHSGPHTLGTYAAVAVDGAVAAGNMLSGEHIPQVLVDAYAAATGELEERLIAAMKAAVAAGGEEGPVHSAGLAVVADVGWRVTDLRVDWADDPVDRLGDLLDVWLPQRDDYVRRGLDPAAAPSYGVPGDR, via the coding sequence ATGACGTTCTCCCTGGTGGTGCGCGACGGTGAACGGTTCGGCATCGCGGCCAGTTCGTCGAGTCCGGCGGTCGCCGCCCGCGTCGTCCATCTGCGGCCCGGCGTGGGCGCGGCGACCTCGCAGAACATCACCGACCCCACCCTCGGCACGCACCTGCTCGACGGGCTGGCCGAGCACGGCGACGCGGAGCGCGCCCTGGCCGGGGTGACCGGCGCGCGGCAGCACGAGAAGACCATCGCCTACCGCCAGTTGACGGTGCTCGGGCGGTCCGGCCCCGGGTTCGCCCACAGCGGCCCGCACACGCTCGGCACCTATGCCGCAGTCGCTGTCGACGGCGCGGTCGCCGCGGGCAACATGCTCTCCGGCGAGCACATTCCGCAGGTCCTCGTCGACGCGTACGCCGCCGCCACGGGTGAGCTGGAGGAGCGGCTGATCGCCGCCATGAAGGCGGCCGTCGCGGCGGGCGGCGAGGAGGGACCCGTGCACTCGGCGGGACTCGCGGTGGTCGCCGACGTCGGCTGGCGGGTGACCGACCTGCGCGTCGACTGGGCCGACGACCCCGTCGACCGGCTCGGCGACCTCCTCGACGTGTGGCTGCCGCAGCGGGACGACTACGTGCGACGCGGCCTCGACCCGGCCGCCGCACCCTCCTACGGCGTGCCGGGGGACCGGTGA
- a CDS encoding M20 family metallopeptidase, whose product MNGRALKAAARQAVDRHADELIALSEQLHADPETAWEEHRAAARVPELLDRAGFEVTASYLGLDTAFHARFGTGPVRVALCAEYDALPGLGHACGHNLIAASSVGAALALAAVADDAGLTVEVYGTPAEEGGGGKIELLERGAFAGVDLAMMAHPAPVDVAEARPFAVSHSKISYTGKSAHAAAYPESGVNAADAFTVAQVAIGLLRQQLPPSARVHGVVTHAGDAPNAIPERSSGRWYVRAETLAELAALEPRVMRAFEAGALATGCALEIEPESKPYAEFRADETALAHYRANAVALGREFAPPGQAARMNRASTDMGNVSQVVPAIHPYIGIGSLPATNHQREFAAHCVGGPARRALLDAAVALAWTAVDRAVPEEAAT is encoded by the coding sequence GTGAACGGCCGCGCCCTGAAGGCGGCGGCCCGGCAGGCCGTCGACCGGCACGCCGACGAACTCATCGCGCTCTCGGAGCAGTTGCACGCCGACCCGGAGACCGCGTGGGAGGAGCACCGGGCCGCCGCCCGCGTCCCCGAGCTGCTCGACCGCGCCGGATTCGAGGTCACCGCCTCCTACCTCGGGCTCGACACGGCGTTCCACGCGCGGTTCGGCACCGGACCCGTACGCGTCGCGCTGTGCGCCGAGTACGACGCGCTGCCCGGCCTCGGCCACGCCTGCGGGCACAACCTGATCGCGGCGAGCTCGGTCGGCGCCGCCCTCGCGCTCGCCGCCGTCGCCGACGACGCGGGGCTCACCGTGGAGGTCTACGGAACCCCGGCCGAGGAGGGCGGCGGCGGCAAGATCGAACTCCTGGAACGCGGTGCCTTCGCCGGTGTCGACCTCGCGATGATGGCGCACCCGGCGCCGGTGGACGTGGCCGAGGCCCGGCCGTTCGCGGTCAGCCACTCCAAGATCTCGTACACCGGGAAGTCGGCGCACGCCGCCGCCTACCCCGAATCCGGGGTCAACGCCGCCGACGCCTTCACCGTCGCCCAGGTCGCCATCGGACTGCTGCGCCAGCAACTCCCGCCGTCGGCGCGGGTGCACGGTGTGGTGACGCACGCCGGGGACGCCCCCAACGCCATCCCCGAGCGGTCGTCGGGCCGCTGGTACGTACGGGCGGAGACGCTCGCCGAACTCGCCGCGCTCGAACCCCGCGTGATGCGCGCCTTCGAGGCGGGCGCCCTCGCCACCGGCTGCGCGCTGGAGATCGAGCCGGAGAGCAAGCCGTACGCGGAGTTCCGCGCGGACGAGACGGCACTCGCCCACTACCGGGCCAACGCCGTCGCCCTGGGACGGGAGTTCGCGCCGCCGGGCCAGGCCGCGCGCATGAACCGCGCCTCCACCGACATGGGCAACGTCTCGCAGGTGGTGCCCGCCATCCACCCCTACATCGGCATCGGATCCCTGCCCGCCACCAACCACCAGCGGGAGTTCGCCGCGCACTGCGTGGGCGGCCCCGCGCGACGGGCGCT